A genomic window from Micromonospora ferruginea includes:
- a CDS encoding pyridoxamine 5'-phosphate oxidase family protein translates to MPLTNPWLAGPTPTRKLDRERLEERIHNLLSSQNMCVLATAGPDGPLATPVRYYPLDFTLMFTAAPRSPKMRNIAADPRVSVGVFAPLVGLASSRGAQVFGAARVLSPDHPEHAHHWSAFRWQNEHAERGRPLSEPPEETLVLVEAQRIVYTEHWLRRDGYAPRQHWRR, encoded by the coding sequence GTGCCGTTGACCAACCCGTGGCTGGCCGGGCCGACACCGACGCGGAAACTCGACCGGGAGCGCCTCGAGGAACGCATCCACAACCTGCTGTCCTCGCAGAACATGTGCGTCCTCGCCACCGCCGGCCCGGACGGGCCGCTGGCCACGCCGGTGCGCTACTACCCGCTCGACTTCACGCTGATGTTCACCGCCGCGCCGCGCTCGCCGAAGATGCGCAACATCGCCGCCGACCCGCGGGTGTCCGTCGGCGTCTTCGCGCCGCTGGTCGGGCTGGCCAGCAGCCGCGGCGCGCAGGTGTTCGGCGCCGCCCGGGTGCTCTCCCCGGACCACCCGGAGCACGCCCACCACTGGTCGGCGTTCCGCTGGCAGAACGAGCACGCCGAGCGCGGCCGGCCGCTGTCCGAACCGCCCGAGGAGACACTCGTGCTCGTCGAGGCACAGCGCATCGTCTACACCGAGCACTGGTTGCGCCGCGACGGCTACGCTCCGCGCCAGCACTGGCGCCGCTGA
- a CDS encoding tyrosine-protein phosphatase: MPRLAWPDLRNARDVGGAPTAAGGRIRERALVRTDNHRRLGAAGLAALKGYGVSRVLDLRWRSEAAADPSPLAADASYRLVPACFDPTGDEDIPPDSYRLLVDASRERLAAAFTAIADAPPGAVVVHCHAGRDRTGVLVALALHAAGVPVDAIAADYALTENASPLVITNTWDHLHARYGGVTDYLLGSGVTPAHLSAVRARLT, translated from the coding sequence GTGCCCCGCCTGGCCTGGCCCGACCTGCGCAACGCCCGCGACGTGGGCGGCGCCCCGACCGCCGCCGGCGGCCGGATCCGCGAGCGGGCGCTGGTCCGCACCGACAACCACCGCCGCCTCGGCGCCGCCGGACTCGCCGCCCTCAAGGGGTACGGGGTGAGCCGCGTGCTCGACCTGCGGTGGCGGTCGGAGGCGGCGGCGGACCCGAGTCCGCTCGCCGCCGACGCGTCCTACCGACTCGTCCCGGCCTGCTTCGACCCGACCGGCGACGAGGACATCCCGCCGGACAGCTACCGGCTGCTGGTCGACGCCAGCCGGGAGCGCTTGGCCGCCGCGTTCACCGCGATCGCGGACGCGCCGCCGGGCGCGGTGGTGGTGCACTGCCACGCCGGCCGGGACCGCACCGGCGTGCTGGTGGCGCTCGCGTTGCACGCCGCCGGGGTGCCGGTGGACGCGATCGCCGCCGACTACGCGCTGACCGAGAACGCGTCGCCCCTGGTGATCACCAACACCTGGGACCACCTGCACGCGCGCTACGGTGGCGTCACCGACTACCTGCTCGGCTCCGGTGTGACACCCGCGCACCTGTCCGCCGTCCGCGCCCGGCTCACCTGA